From Alienimonas californiensis, a single genomic window includes:
- a CDS encoding sugar phosphate isomerase/epimerase family protein, protein MIRLALPTFLAPVPLRAALARVADAGADGVRLDLRTELRAADLSATAARELRHHLGEHGLKAGPAVFPTRGTLYEEDRLEERVAGVVAALNLAADLGCGTLSFRPFRLPAADAPAAALLTEVLNDLARAGAHVGVIPCLTPAGDVARVAEVLDRVTTGPFGVNFDPAAVLLGGGEVVAALRTLHDRLETVTARDAISDGAGGKEVRVGRGEVDWEETLALLNEAGFKGWGTCDRTTGPDPFGEASRALGYLRSVASP, encoded by the coding sequence TTGATTCGCCTCGCCCTGCCGACGTTCCTGGCCCCCGTCCCGCTGCGGGCGGCCCTGGCCCGCGTCGCCGACGCCGGCGCCGACGGCGTGCGGCTGGATTTGCGGACCGAACTGCGGGCCGCGGACTTGTCCGCCACCGCCGCCCGCGAACTTCGGCATCACCTCGGCGAACACGGGCTGAAGGCCGGCCCCGCGGTCTTTCCCACCCGCGGGACGCTCTATGAGGAAGACCGGTTGGAGGAACGAGTGGCCGGCGTGGTCGCGGCACTGAACCTCGCCGCGGACTTGGGCTGCGGCACGCTCTCGTTCCGCCCGTTCCGCCTGCCCGCCGCGGACGCTCCCGCCGCCGCCTTGCTGACCGAGGTGCTGAACGATCTCGCCCGGGCCGGCGCCCATGTCGGCGTGATCCCCTGCCTGACGCCCGCCGGCGACGTGGCCCGCGTCGCGGAGGTGCTGGACCGGGTGACGACCGGCCCGTTCGGCGTGAACTTCGACCCGGCCGCCGTGCTGCTGGGCGGCGGGGAGGTCGTCGCCGCGCTCCGCACGCTGCACGACCGGCTCGAAACCGTGACCGCCCGGGACGCGATCAGCGACGGGGCCGGGGGGAAAGAGGTCCGCGTCGGCCGCGGTGAGGTGGACTGGGAGGAAACGCTCGCCCTGCTGAACGAAGCCGGCTTCAAGGGGTGGGGGACCTGCGATCGCACGACCGGCCCGGACCCGTTCGGCGAGGCGAGCCGGGCGCTCGGCTACCTACGCTCGGTCGCCTCGCCGTGA